In Camelina sativa cultivar DH55 chromosome 16, Cs, whole genome shotgun sequence, a single window of DNA contains:
- the LOC104749819 gene encoding uncharacterized protein LOC104749819 produces MVFRPSLLDGYSFHRRFGLNPWFEHWLCISDTLVPYYPLLKLCQDLLSLNRLRRCDDGHRSHLPRVEHCCSDPSQGGCQSFLCCDLFVLVGVWSIVAKPVNDILISISRSLVPIISTWSSRGLLGSSILCSLEWSELYPCQGQPISSVRMFSLLSSKLEYDPSICLILKLTPFVPNCHTSPTDKKLGLLS; encoded by the exons ATGGTGTTCCGACCCTCTCTGTTAGATGGCTACAGTTTCCATCGGAGGTTTGGCTTGAACCCATGGTTCGAGCATTGGTTGTGTATCTCTGATACCTTGGTACCATATTATCCTCTACTCAAGCTTTGTCAAGACTTACTCTCATTAAACCGTCTTCGACGTTGTGACGATGGGCATCGATCTCATCTGCCCAG GGTTGAGCATTGTTGTTCTGACCCTAGTCAAGGTGGGTGTCAAAGCTTCTTGTGCTGTGATTTGTTTGTACTGGTAGGGGTTTGGAGTATAGTAGCTAAACCCGTGAATGATATTTTGATATCAATCTCACGTTCTCTAGTTCCAATCATATCTACTTGGTCAAGTCGAGGGCTCCTTGGTAGTAGTATATTGTGTTCTTTAGAATGGTCTGAGCTATATCCATGTCAAGGCCAGCCGATAAGCAGTGTTCGGATGTTTTCTTTGCTGAGTTCTAAGTTGGAATATGATCCATCAATCTGTTTGATTCTGAAGCTTACACCCTTTGTCCCCAATTGCCACACATCGCCAACTGATAAGAAGCTCGGGTTGTTATCTTAA
- the LOC104749820 gene encoding probable 3-hydroxyisobutyryl-CoA hydrolase 3, translated as MASHSQILVEEKSSVRILTLNRPRQLNALSSNMISRLLQLFRAYEEDPSVTLVILKGQGRAFCAGGDIPPLLSYVIQGKWRLGAPFFADQYTLNYVLATYSKAQVSILNGIVMGAGAGVSIHGRFRIATENTVFAMPETALGLLPDVGASYFLSRLPGFFGEYVGLTGARLDGAEMLACGLATHFVPSTRLTSLEEDLCTVGSSDPSFASTILDAYTERPHVKQNSAYHRLDVIDRCFSRRTVEDIISALEREFTQRPDDWISSTTQALKKASPSSLKISLRSIREGRLQGVGHCLIREYRMVCHVMKGDLSKDIVEGCRAILVDKDKNPKWEPRRLEDINDRMVDQYFERLEGLEDLKFPPRNNLRASSIAAKL; from the exons ATGGCCTCTCACTCTCAG ATTTTGGTGGAAGAAAAATCAAGTGTTAGAATCTTGACATTAAACAGACCCAGGCAGCTGAATGCTCTGTCCTCTAACATG ATCTCCCGTTTGCTGCAACTATTCCGTGCATATGAGGAGGATCCTAGTGTGACACTTGTCATCCTAAAGGGTCAGGGAAGAGCCTTTTGTGCTGGTGGCGACATTCCACCTCTTCTTAGTTACGTCATACAAG GCAAATGGAGACTTGGTGCCCCTTTTTTCGCAGACCAATACACGCTCAACTATGTTCTGGCCACGTATAGCAAAGCTCAG GTTTCGATTTTGAATGGTATTGTCATGGGAGCTGGAGCTGGTGTCTCCATCCATGGTCGATTTCGGATTGCAACTGAGAACACG GTTTTTGCCATGCCTGAGACAGCTCTTGGGCTCTTACCAGATGTAGGAGCCTCCTATTTCTTGTCCAGGCTCCCTGGCTTTTTTG GAGAGTATGTTGGCCTCACAGGAGCTAGGTTAGATGGAGCCGAAATGCTTGCTTGTGGCCTTGCAACTCATTTTGTGCCCTCAACG AGGTTAACTTCACTAGAAGAAGATCTTTGTACAGTTGGTTCAAGTGATCCAAGCTTTGCCTCAACAATTCTTGATGCATACACTGAGCGTCCGCACGTCAAACAGAACAGTGCTTACCACAG GTTAGATGTCATTGATAGGTGCTTCTCGAGAAGAACAGTGGAGGATATCATATCTGCACTT GAGAGAGAATTTACTCAGAGACCAGATGACTGGATCTCCTCTACCACTCAAGCATTGAAGAAGGCTTCACCATCAAGCCTTAAAATATCTCTTAGATCG ATAAGAGAAGGAAGACTACAGGGGGTGGGGCACTGCCTTATTCGTGAGTATAGAATGGTGTGTCATGTGATGAAGGGAGATTTAAGCAAAGACATAGTGGag GGGTGTAGAGCCATACTGGTGGACAAAGATAAGAACCCAAAG TGGGAGCCAAGGCGACTGGAGGACATCAATGATAGAATGGTAGATCAATACTTTGAGAGATTGGAGGGATTGGAGGATCTAAAGTTTCCGCCAAGGAACAACTTGCGTGCTTCATCAATCGCAGCAAAGCTGTGA